TCCGCCGGCGTTTCACCACTGCCAGGCGCCGGAATATTCAGGATCAAGTAACAGTTGTGCCATGTGGCCGGCCTCCACGGGGAGGCGCGTCAAATAAGGAAGAGGTTCACCGTTCAGTGACCATCGCAGAAAACACCGCGTCCGAAGTACGTGATGTCATCATTGTGGGCTCTGGCCCGGCTGGTTACACGGCAGCTGTCTACACCGCCCGTGCCAACCTCAAACCGCTTTTGCTTGCTGGCTCCGTCACCGCCGGCGGTGAGCTGATGAACACCACCGACGTCGAGAATTATCCCGGCTTCCCGGAAGGGATCATGGGCCCGGACCTGATGGAGAACTTCGAGAAGCAGGCCGCACGCTTTGGCACGGAGATCCAGTTTGAGGACGTGACTTCGCTTCACCTCGAAGGTTCCGTAAAAACGGTGACCATCGCCACGGGTGAGAGCTTCCGTGCGAAGGCAATCATCCTCTCTACGGGGTCCGCTTACCGGGAACTCGGGCTGCCGAACGAAAAGCGCCTGTCTGGCCACGGCGTTAGCTGGTGTGCAACCTGTGACGGTTTCTTCTTCAAAGACCAAGACATTGCTGTGATCGGCGGGGGAGACTCCGCGATGGAGGAAGCACTGTTCCTCACCAAGTTCGCGAAAACGGTGACGGTTGTCCACCGGCGCGACACCCTGAAGGCATCCAAGATCATGGCCGACCGCGCTTTGGCCCACGAAAAGATCAACTTCATCTGGAATAGCACCGTGGATGACGTCGTGGGCGAGGATAAAGTCAGCGGCCTGAAGCTGAGGAACCTCGTTGACGGGACAGTTTCCGATCTTTCGGTGACCGGCGTATTCGTGGCCATCGGCAACGACCCCAGGACGGAGCTTGTCAAGGATGTCCTTGACCTGACACCCGAGGGAACCATTGCTGTCGAAGGCCGGAGTTCGAAGACAAGCATCCCCGGGGTTTTCGCCGCCGGCGACGTTGTTGACCCCACTTATCGCCAAGCTATTACGGCATCCGGCTCCGGTTGTGTAGCTGCAATTGATGTTGAGCACTACCTGGCAGATTTGCCCGCATAATCATCGCAAACAGTATCCGAAGAGAGAGACAAGGGTTATGAGTAACGCCAAAGACGTAACAGACGCTAGCTTCAGCACGGACGTTCTTTCCTCCGACAAGCCGGTTATTGTTGATTTCTGGGCCGAATGGTGCGGCCCGTGCCGCAAGCTCGGCCCTATCCTGGACGAAATTTCGGTGGAATATAGCGAGAAGGTTGATGTCGTCAAGGTGAACGTGGACGACAATCCATCCATCGCCGCCGAATACGGCATCACCTCCATCCCTGCTGTGTACCTGTTCCAGGGTGGTGAAGTGAAGAACACCGTTATTGGAGCTAAGCCGAAACAGTTCTTCGAAAAGGAATTCGCTGACGTCCTGTCCTAGGGTCCGCGCTTTCAGCAGTTTAGAAGTGGCCACTGCCTTCCGGCGGTGGCCACTTCTTTGCTTCGGGCATTCTGGCGGTGCGCTCTGTGGCATGACAGGCCGACGAGCCCGGGGCTGACATCGGTGCCAGTTCGAGCCAGTCAGTGCGTCCTCTGTGTTTCACGTGAAACGGTGCCGGTACGCGGCTGGCCGCAGTACTGAGAAGCAGCGTTTCTTTTTTGGGGGGCGGGGTCCAGCGAAAGGGAGCCCGCATTCCTTGCTGGAGTCAGTCGCTTCCGGGCAGGGTACGGCCACGGAGCCACACCACGACACACCACGCCACGCCACGCATGAATTCATCGCGTTTCTTTCGATGATCGGGAGGGAGGCCACCGTACTTCGCAAACAAGGTGACGAGATTTAGTACTGCGCATACCCTCTCTTGGTTCATTCGGCCTTGGCTGCAGACCAGACCAGTCCGTTTCACGTGAAACACGCATCAGTGCCTTGGAGCAACAGCGAATTCGCCCTGGTAGACCCCGAGTGAAGCTGGCCCCCGATGTCTCATCAAGGGATTGCTGGCGTGCCCCGTTTGTCTGGAAACGCGCCACACCTGACACGGTGGATCGCTTGAACCGTCTCTCCACCAGCAAACGCGGTTCTCCGCACAGCGCCAACGCCGCACCGTTCAATTCCGAGGACCTCATCGCAATTCGCTCCTCGTCTCTGAATACCATCCCTGAAGCGGCGGAGAAGCGGTGGGCCGTGATTGGACGCCCCGAAACAAAGGCTGCGACGAACGACAGGGATGGCCTAACCCACAGGCGGCCACATAATGCCCCGACTTATGCCAAACTACTACATTCAAGAAATCACGCCGAGTTGGCGTCGCCCTGCTGTTCGTCTGGTACCCAACCAAGCCCAACGAGGTGACGCCCACCTCTGATGCATCGACAGAACTCAACGACGCCCGCCTCACCCCCCGCTCAACGTCACCTCGTGCCGCTGCACTTGGATCAAGCCCACATAGAGTCCCAAGACAACCTGGCTGCCAGATCCTTTCTCGACAGTTCGTACAAGCATCGCCGCATCACGTACTTCTCGCCGGCGTCTCAGCCCGCTTGCCGGGGATCTGGTGGCTGAGCAATCCGCGAGAGCGGCGCCTCCGACATGCGCCGGCCCACTTCCCTAAAATGCTGATCCAGCCCGGCTAGCACAACCACATCTGCCCATTCTTGCCTGGACTCACAAGCTAGTTCATGGCAACGCCCGGATCCGTTTCACGTGAAACATTCCCTTGGTCGCAGGCGGGAAAAGGCCGCGAGAGGCATGCCGAAAAACTCGACAGCGTACCCACAGCCGGTCGCCCCTCCGCTTCCTCTGTAGTCGCTGGCAAGTCTCATTGATGTCATTTGGCGGTACCGCCTAGTGACTGTCGCTTGGCCCCGGGACGTCGATTCGTGGGGGACACCCGACAGCCATTGGAAAAGGTCCGCTGTACGGCCATACGGTCACCGGGCGCCCTCGACGTGAACTGCGAGGCCAGCCGACAGGGTCTGCATCAGGTCGCTTCTTCCTAGGCAAGAAATCTACCAAGCACCCTCGTACACACTCACACTGACAGCGTCACGGCGTGGCACACGACCCGTTGCTGCACCGACCGTAATTGTCATTAGCTTCCTCCTTGGCTCTGTACCGTGGGTTTCGACTCAAAACGATGGCGCCACCCATGTGTGATTCACCGCTCGGATTCTCACCCACAGGTCTACACGCCTAATTGTCCGCCGGTCCTGCATGTGCTGATCGAGCATAGGACGCATAATTGGCTCCTGGAGCCCTCAACCGACCGCTCGTCTATCCACAAGTTATCCACAGTGCCATTTGCGCTTTATTCACAGCCTTATCCACAGGTGCGTATGCGCCAGCCCACAGTGGCCACTAAGCCTCCAGGCGAGTCACAGGACGCACGCACAGCTGACGGCCCTATTCATGAGCCAGCAATCGGTCACCAGCGCGCTCCTAGCCTCGTTCACCGACTCCATTTATGCGCCGATTAAACCGCTGGCAGTAGATCGGTGCTCAAGAAGCAGTCCAGAAAGTGCCCCTGGCTTTGTTTCACGTGAAACCGGGTGAGGGAGGAACTCCTGAACGATCGTCGACGGATGAGCGGACCGTGATTTGTTGCTTCATGGGCCCATACACGCTGCGTTCTTAGGACCGCAATCCACAGAGTTATCCACAGCACAATCCACAGGGATATCCACCACGTTCGGCCGACATGTGGAAAGACTAAATACACTAGGGAGCATCCCAGACGACAACTAGCCCAGTTCTTCCTAGCCACGAGGTGGAGCACACCGGGGACACCTAGCGAGGATTGTCGCGATGCTCCTGAGCGGTGCGTCGTGCCTAAGCAGGGCGCGGTCTCAGACTCACAGGCATCATGGCCCCCGTTGTCATACCAGCCAGCGCGCAGGCCCGGAAACCTGGCCGTTGCGTTCACGTGTAGATGCCCCGCACAGACCGTCCGCAGCTGGGTCCTTGATGACTCCTTGGGCGCCAGGACGTCAGGTGGGTAGAGGAAGCGGCGGCCCGCGTGCCCGCAACTTGTACGCGGCTATAAGGTCCTCCCACCGGCAGGTTCGTAGGAACGTTGTCGGGAGAACCCTCGTACAAGACCTCTGTCCCACCAGAGCCACTTACTCGGCGGCCGTACAGTGGGCGGCCGGGGCTTACGACCAGTCAGGGGAGCGGGGACATGCGCCAGCTCTGCAGAAGCCTGTTGGCTGGGGAAACGGACTTGATACCCGGGTTAGTGAAGAACTGCCTCTCGGACCTCTGTCCGCTTTGGGACATCCTTTTGAGGACGCATCCTCCTGCCGCCTAAGAAGCATTAGAACCCCGCCATATGGGCTTGCCGGTCGTATGTCGGTAAGGAGCTTCTCACCTTAAGCTGTCCCTCACACTCACTCGTCCTTACGTGTTGTACCCGCTACTCATCCCAGTGCGCCCACGTCAGCTGTCTACACGTATCGTGCAATTTGTGAAGTGCGGCCCTCCTGTGCCGGGCATTGTTTCACGTGAAACAGAGAAGTTCGTCCCGGGATGCGGCGGGGGACCGGGCGGACCGATGTAGGACGCGGTGCGAAAGGGCCATCCGCAACATTTGCAGTGAGGCATCTAAACGCAAACCAGCTCCTCGGCCTGCGCACGGGGAACGCTCGCTATCCAAGCTGACCCGACCCCCTGGACCCATGTCCAAAAGTGACGGGACCACGAAAGGAACGCGTCTCTGCACCCTGCTCATGCGGACATTTTTACCGTGGAGGATACGGCAGCAACCAAAGCCTAAACCACGTGTAGGCATGACGATTTCGGCTCTCTACAAATCCAGATTTCTGCAGTCTAGTAAAGATCACACCAACCTATCCACGGTCCTCGCGGCTCCACAGCGCGTTTGTTCCACGTGAAACAGCGCTGCGCTACCACCGCGGAACTGCGTTTCGGCGGCGAGCTACAGACAGTCCTAAACGAATACACCACGCGAGCTGAACACGAGCGGAATCGTTCCATTGGACTAACAGCACTAAGTCGATGCAGGGCCGGTTCGGATAGCACTTGAGGAACTCGGTGAAGATGGCTAGCCTCCCCGAGGCGAGCGGCAGAACACAGCAGTAAGCGCAGTGGTTGCATACGCATCGCGGGCTCTCCTATTCGCATCCCGGCTCCAGTGCTAAAGAACTACCGCTACCCACGTGCCGATGGCGATTAAGCAGCCCGCAGCACAGTGGAAAAAGCCAAAAGTTTCACGTGAAACATGCTGAAAATCTTCGAAGTCGGCGGTCAGCGTGGGGCCGAGCCACCCTGCAAAAGTACCACGTCGAAGGTGCACCTCTTTCGTCCTATTAGCTCTATGGGACGGTGTCCAACCGCTGATAAAGGACGAATACAAGAGACCGCACCACCGCCCACACGGGCCGTAGCCTAAGAAATTCATCTGAGCTTTGGCTGCACTCACGGGCGTGGGTGCCGCAACATTCATTACGCCCCAGAGGCAGGACCAAAATCGGGATACTTAGGGAAACGGCGCCTGACCGGCATCCGCTGAACCGCTGCAGGTTCACACGACAACCGGGATAAGCGCGGTGAACAAACGGCAGCCTTTGCTCAAAAAATGAAGGCCTGATCCACAAGGAATCAGGCCTTCAAGCTACGGAAAGATGCGCTTTAGTTGTTCGAACCAGGTGCAAGGACATCCATAATCCGGTTTAGATCCTCTACACTTGCAAATTCGATACTGACCTTGCCTTTGCGGACACCAAGGGAAATTTTCACGTTGGTATCAAGACGGTCAGAAAGCGAGGACGCCAAGTAGTCGAGCCGCTCGTGGCGTGCCCCAGGGCGGGGAATGTTGTTCTTCGCAGGCTTGGCGGGATCCTGGTACATCGTCACGGCTTCTTCGGTGGCTCGCACAGACATACCTTCGGCCACGATCTTTTGGGCCAGTCGCTCCATTGCTGCTGCGTCTGGCAGGGCCAAGAGCGCCCGGGCGTGGCCTGCGGACAATACACCTGCCGCAACCCTGCGCTGCACTAATGGGGGTAGCTTGAGCAACCGCAGCGTGTTCGACACCTGGGGACGGGAACGGCCAATACGATCGGCCAACTGCTCATGGGTTGTTCCGAAGTCTTCCAGGAGTTGCTGGTAGGCCGCCGCTTCTTCGAGAGGGTTCAGCTGGCTCCGGTGAAGGTTCTCCAGCAGGGCGTCCCGCAGAAGGTCGTCGTCCGTGGTATCCCTGACAATTGCAGGGATGGTATCAAGGCCTGCAGCCTGTACCGCCCTCCAGCGGCGCTCACCCATGACGAGCTCAAAGGGTTCACCACCGGGTTCGGTTGATTTCCGGACAACAATTGGCTGGAGGACGCCTATTTCGCGGACGGAGTGAACGAGCTCAGCCATCTCGTCTTCGTCAAAGACCGATCGTGGCTGTTTGCGGTTGGGGTGGATATCCGAGACCGGAATTTCAGCGAAACGAACACCGGGAACCTCTACCAGTTCCACGCCCGAGTCAGTCCAGGTGGGTTCGTCGTTCCGTTCACCGCCATCACCAGATGCCGGCGCGGTCGCAGTCATACCTGTCTGCTCCTGCTGGTCAGGAGCGGCCTCAACCTTGTCAGGGGATTCACTGACCTTTTCAGTTTCAGCGGAAACACTGCCTGAGGAACTGGACTTGCCCGCCGCGCTTCGTCCAGCCGGGCTCTTGCCCGCAGGAGATGCCGATGACAACTGCTTAGCGGACGGACCAACGGTCCGTCCACTTGCTGCCTCATCAGAGGACTGGCTGTTCGTGGCGTCTTCGGCTGGTTCCGTCTTCTTGCGTCCCTCAGGGAAGAAGAGGTCTACCGGTCGGGAAACAGCTGTACCATTACCCGAACCGTTGGCGGCGGCGGAACTTGGAATCAGCGCGCCAAGACCGCGGCCCAGGCCACGTCGCTTCTCGCTCATTGGTAATCCCTCCAGTGTTAGAGCCCGGCCTTGCCGTTCTCCGGTCGTTGCAGTTTGAAGATTCAGCGTTCTGCTATTTCAGCGGCGGCTTCCAGATAAGACAGGGCTCCACTGGAGGAAGGGTCGTACGTCATGACAGTTTGCTGGTAGCTCGGTGCCTCCGATATCCGCACGGAACGCGGAACAACTGCAGACAGCACCTGGTCCGGGAAGTGCTGGCGAACCTCGGCCGCAACCTGGGCGGCAAGATTTGTCCGTCCGTCATACATCGTCAAAAGAATGGTGGAAACGACAAGATCCGCGTTGAGGTGCTTCTGGATCATCTCAATGTTCTTGAGGAGTTGGCTCAATCCTTCAAGGGCGTAGTACTCGCACTGTATGGGAATCAGCACCTCATTGGCAGCACAGAAGGCATTGACCGTCAGGAGTCCAAGGCTTGGCGGGCAATCGATAAAGATGTAGTCGAGCCGCTGTTCGCCGTTCTTCTCGCGCACCTTCGCATAGACGTCAATTGCGCGGCGGAGTCGCTGCTCACGGGCCACCAGCGAGACCAGTTCAATTTCCGCCCCGGCAAGGTGGATGGTGGCGGGTGCACAGATCAGATTGTTGATGTCGGGGCAGGGCGCCACTACGTCGGCGAGCGGGACATCGTTTATCAGGACATCGTAGATGCTGTCCACATCGGCATGGTGCTCGATTCCGAGGGCGGTGGACGCGTTGCCCTGGGGGTCGATATCGATGACCAGGACATTCAACCCGGCCGCGGCCAGCGCGGCAGCAATGTTGACGGTGGTGGTGGTCTTTCCCACTCCACCCTTCTGGTTTGAGACAGTAAAGACGCGCGTCTTCTCAGGGCGGGGAAGCTGCCGGCCCACCAACCGTTCACGGCGCTTGGTTTCGTGCGCCAGTTCGCGGGCGATCGGGCTGGAATCATCAATTCCATCAATGATGTTAGATCTACCGGCGGTGGTTGTTTCACGTGAAACGGCCATGGCGTTAGCGCCTGCAACAACCCTTTCCGGGTGAATTCCACCCCTGGCCGGGACCACGATGGGACCAGCGACGGAACGTGCTGACCCCAAGGACACGAACGGCGGTATCCGTTGCGTGGAGGCTTCGCTACTGGTCACTGGGGCACACTCACTCTCGTTCGGCCAAATTTGCTGCCGATGTCTAGCCTAACCGCTGGACCCGGCAGAGTTTGGTCACCGGGCCTGAACTAGGCTTTCTTTTGGGACTTGTTTACAACGATGCGCACCACAGTAGTAGGTTCCTCGAGCAGGCTCTCGCCCACAGTCCGAACAGACGTTTCAATGCCGCCCAGTTTGCGGATGGTCTTGGCGGCCTTTTCGATTTCCTCAGCCGCACTGCGACCCTTGATGGCCACAACTTCGCCCTTGCCGCCGAGGAGCGGAATCGTGAGGCCGGCGAGGTTGCTGAGTGCAGATACCGCGCGGGCTGTCACCACATCAGCCTCCACGTGTCCCACTGCCAACTCGGCCCGGGTCCGCATCACGGTGACGTTGTCCAGGCCAAGATCGTCAACAACTTCCTGCAGCCAAATGACCCTGCGCTCCAACGGCTCAATCAAGGTCAGTTCAAGGTCCGGACGGGCAATGGCGAGGCAGAGGCCCGGCAGGCCTGCGCCACTACCGACGTCGGCCACATGGCTGCCCTCGGGAATCTCGCTTTCAATGACAGCGCAATTGAGGACATGCCGGCTCCAGAGCCGGGGAATCTCACGCGGTCCAATGAGGCCGCGCTCCGTTCCGGACGTGGCCAGGTGTTCCACATAGCGCTTAGCCAGGTCCAACCGGTCACCGAATATTTTCTCAGCGGCCACGAGTTCAGCTGCCGTGATGTCAACCATGATTAGCGGGTTAGCAATTCTCTAGTCTGCGGACACAACAATGTGGCGTCCGTCGCCTTCGCCC
The Arthrobacter sp. PGP41 genome window above contains:
- a CDS encoding ParB/RepB/Spo0J family partition protein, encoding MSEKRRGLGRGLGALIPSSAAANGSGNGTAVSRPVDLFFPEGRKKTEPAEDATNSQSSDEAASGRTVGPSAKQLSSASPAGKSPAGRSAAGKSSSSGSVSAETEKVSESPDKVEAAPDQQEQTGMTATAPASGDGGERNDEPTWTDSGVELVEVPGVRFAEIPVSDIHPNRKQPRSVFDEDEMAELVHSVREIGVLQPIVVRKSTEPGGEPFELVMGERRWRAVQAAGLDTIPAIVRDTTDDDLLRDALLENLHRSQLNPLEEAAAYQQLLEDFGTTHEQLADRIGRSRPQVSNTLRLLKLPPLVQRRVAAGVLSAGHARALLALPDAAAMERLAQKIVAEGMSVRATEEAVTMYQDPAKPAKNNIPRPGARHERLDYLASSLSDRLDTNVKISLGVRKGKVSIEFASVEDLNRIMDVLAPGSNN
- a CDS encoding ParA family protein; this encodes MTSSEASTQRIPPFVSLGSARSVAGPIVVPARGGIHPERVVAGANAMAVSRETTTAGRSNIIDGIDDSSPIARELAHETKRRERLVGRQLPRPEKTRVFTVSNQKGGVGKTTTTVNIAAALAAAGLNVLVIDIDPQGNASTALGIEHHADVDSIYDVLINDVPLADVVAPCPDINNLICAPATIHLAGAEIELVSLVAREQRLRRAIDVYAKVREKNGEQRLDYIFIDCPPSLGLLTVNAFCAANEVLIPIQCEYYALEGLSQLLKNIEMIQKHLNADLVVSTILLTMYDGRTNLAAQVAAEVRQHFPDQVLSAVVPRSVRISEAPSYQQTVMTYDPSSSGALSYLEAAAEIAER
- the trxB gene encoding thioredoxin-disulfide reductase, whose protein sequence is MTIAENTASEVRDVIIVGSGPAGYTAAVYTARANLKPLLLAGSVTAGGELMNTTDVENYPGFPEGIMGPDLMENFEKQAARFGTEIQFEDVTSLHLEGSVKTVTIATGESFRAKAIILSTGSAYRELGLPNEKRLSGHGVSWCATCDGFFFKDQDIAVIGGGDSAMEEALFLTKFAKTVTVVHRRDTLKASKIMADRALAHEKINFIWNSTVDDVVGEDKVSGLKLRNLVDGTVSDLSVTGVFVAIGNDPRTELVKDVLDLTPEGTIAVEGRSSKTSIPGVFAAGDVVDPTYRQAITASGSGCVAAIDVEHYLADLPA
- the rsmG gene encoding 16S rRNA (guanine(527)-N(7))-methyltransferase RsmG codes for the protein MVDITAAELVAAEKIFGDRLDLAKRYVEHLATSGTERGLIGPREIPRLWSRHVLNCAVIESEIPEGSHVADVGSGAGLPGLCLAIARPDLELTLIEPLERRVIWLQEVVDDLGLDNVTVMRTRAELAVGHVEADVVTARAVSALSNLAGLTIPLLGGKGEVVAIKGRSAAEEIEKAAKTIRKLGGIETSVRTVGESLLEEPTTVVRIVVNKSQKKA
- the trxA gene encoding thioredoxin, whose amino-acid sequence is MSNAKDVTDASFSTDVLSSDKPVIVDFWAEWCGPCRKLGPILDEISVEYSEKVDVVKVNVDDNPSIAAEYGITSIPAVYLFQGGEVKNTVIGAKPKQFFEKEFADVLS